One window of Dehalococcoidia bacterium genomic DNA carries:
- a CDS encoding trypsin-like peptidase domain-containing protein → MKRVLLVFVAIVLILMVACGNGSSEKSPTSTPTTVAPTPAVSFTATTPASVSTSAVPSLADMVAAVYPSVVTINTESTTYNYFYGQQVQEGAGSGWIYREDGLIVTNNHVVEGAQKVTVGLADGRAFEAEVIHGDSVADLAIVEIDAKDLPVAKVGDSSSMRVGEWVVAIGNPLGQGLRAKQGIVSGMNVSLSADQGESLFDLIETSAAINPGNSGGPLVNMAGEVVGITSAKISAVGVEGMGYAIS, encoded by the coding sequence GTGAAAAGAGTTTTGCTTGTCTTCGTGGCGATAGTGCTGATTTTGATGGTTGCGTGCGGCAATGGGAGCAGTGAAAAATCGCCAACCTCAACCCCGACAACTGTTGCGCCAACTCCAGCGGTCAGTTTTACTGCAACAACACCTGCTAGTGTATCAACGTCTGCAGTACCCTCCCTGGCTGACATGGTGGCGGCGGTTTACCCATCGGTGGTTACCATCAATACCGAGTCTACAACTTACAATTATTTCTATGGACAACAGGTGCAGGAAGGTGCCGGATCGGGTTGGATATATCGGGAAGACGGCCTTATCGTCACCAACAATCATGTAGTTGAGGGAGCCCAAAAGGTTACGGTAGGGCTGGCTGATGGGAGAGCGTTCGAAGCGGAAGTGATTCATGGAGATTCTGTGGCTGATCTGGCCATCGTCGAAATAGATGCCAAAGATCTGCCGGTGGCCAAAGTCGGCGATTCATCGAGCATGCGAGTTGGTGAGTGGGTGGTGGCTATAGGCAATCCTCTGGGGCAAGGATTGAGAGCCAAGCAGGGCATTGTCAGCGGAATGAACGTGTCCTTGTCGGCAGATCAGGGGGAATCCCTGTTTGATCTCATCGAGACATCTGCCGCCATCAATCCGGGCAACAGCGGCGGGCCTTTGGTCAATATGGCAGGCGAAGTGGTCGGAATCACCAGCGCCAAGATCTCTGCGGTGGGTGTGGAGGGTATGGGATATGCGATCAGC
- a CDS encoding ABC transporter permease gives MIAQLATLPVALRGILANRLRSFLTILGVILGIASVIALTSVGQGSKQMVLDQIGQMGSNLLTVSPGSSSQGFVRQGAGSATTLTYEDAETIASSPDITAVKSVAPEASTSAQLVFGGENTRARVYGVTPQYEQVRKKTVAEGQFITQDDVDSKSNVCVLGSSIAETLFPDTDPVGQTLKLSSKLFTVVGVLESEGGMMGSDNLVYVPITTVMYRLNPQRTSSGDHVISTIYLQAVSSSKNDRAIEQVSAVLRQEHEIMLGDEDDFSITSQEEIEATLTETSDTLTSLLTVTAGIALLVAGLGIMNIMLVSVTERTREIGIRKAVGAKRRHILTQFLLEASTISIVGGLIGIGVGIGVSHLLSGSITLSQQTIQTVVTPNSIMLAFGVAVAIGLVSGLYPAMRASKLNPIDALRYE, from the coding sequence ATGATAGCGCAACTCGCAACGCTGCCGGTAGCGCTTCGCGGTATCCTTGCCAACCGGCTGAGATCTTTCCTGACCATCCTGGGAGTGATCCTCGGTATCGCTTCAGTGATCGCTCTGACATCGGTGGGGCAGGGATCGAAACAGATGGTGCTGGATCAGATCGGACAAATGGGGTCTAATCTGCTCACTGTATCTCCCGGGTCTTCATCTCAAGGGTTCGTCCGACAGGGGGCTGGCAGTGCTACCACGCTAACGTACGAGGATGCGGAGACTATTGCCAGTTCTCCGGATATCACCGCCGTCAAGTCTGTGGCTCCGGAGGCTTCCACCTCAGCCCAACTCGTTTTTGGCGGCGAAAACACCCGCGCCAGGGTCTATGGTGTAACTCCGCAATATGAACAAGTGCGCAAAAAAACCGTAGCCGAGGGACAATTCATTACCCAGGATGATGTGGACAGCAAATCAAATGTCTGCGTCTTAGGCAGCAGCATTGCCGAGACCCTCTTTCCCGATACGGACCCCGTCGGCCAAACGCTGAAGCTTTCCAGTAAACTGTTCACCGTAGTGGGTGTTCTGGAAAGCGAAGGTGGCATGATGGGATCCGATAATTTGGTGTATGTCCCTATTACCACGGTGATGTACCGGCTCAACCCGCAGCGGACCAGTTCTGGGGATCATGTGATCAGCACCATCTACCTGCAAGCGGTCTCGAGCAGCAAGAATGATCGGGCCATTGAACAGGTCTCCGCGGTTTTGCGCCAAGAGCACGAGATTATGCTGGGCGATGAGGATGATTTCTCCATCACCAGTCAGGAGGAAATCGAGGCCACCCTCACCGAAACCAGTGACACTCTTACCTCCTTGCTGACAGTAACCGCAGGCATCGCACTTCTGGTGGCCGGGTTGGGGATTATGAACATCATGCTGGTATCGGTCACCGAACGCACGAGGGAAATCGGAATCCGCAAAGCAGTGGGCGCCAAGCGCCGTCATATTCTGACGCAATTCTTGCTGGAAGCATCGACCATCAGCATCGTCGGCGGGTTGATTGGCATCGGAGTCGGGATTGGCGTTTCACACCTGCTCTCCGGCTCGATCACACTCAGCCAGCAAACCATCCAAACAGTGGTCACCCCGAACTCGATCATGCTGGCGTTCGGGGTGGCGGTGGCCATCGGGCTCGTCTCCGGGCTATATCCGGCCATGAGAGCATCCAAATTGAACCCGATTGATGCCTTGAGGTACGAGTAA